A stretch of Fusarium fujikuroi IMI 58289 draft genome, chromosome FFUJ_chr10 DNA encodes these proteins:
- a CDS encoding dehydrogenase-like protein: MSVRRSTIIPNKPTLTEKNLPDQAGKVFLITGASGGLGKEIASILYQKNGKIYMAARSRTKTDEVMRDIKAAHPNSTGRMIFLPLVLDDLTTIKASAQEFLAQESRLDVLYNNAGVMVPPQGSKTVQGYELQIGVNNLAPFLFTHFLHPLLAATAQSAPKNSVRVIWVSSSAADGAPTLAIDFSNMDYHNEEGIWPKYSRSKAGNVLHAVEFARRTAGEGIISVALNPGNFVTNLQQNMPRMQLAIFKLISHAPKNGAYTQLFASHSPTITEKEKAAGVDPCRKDLLDPDLGKKYWEWTEEQVNKYK, from the exons ATGAGTGTTCGCCGAAGCACCATCATTCCCAACAAGCCGACCCTGACAGAGAAGAACCTTCCTGACCAAGCAGGCAAG GTCTTTCTCATCACTGGAGCTTCTGGCGGATTGGGTAAGGAGATTGCTTCAATTTTATACCAGAAAAATGGAAAGATCTACATGGCCGCTCGCTCTCGAACCAAGACCGACGAAGTTATGAGGGATATCAAGGCAGCTCACCCAAATTCGACCGGCAGGATGATATTCCTGCCACTAGTCCTCGATGATCTCACTACCATCAAGGCTTCGGCTCAAGAGTTCCTCGCACAGGAAAGCCGTCTCGACGTCCTCTACAACAACGCCGGTGTAATGGTACCCCCGCAGGGGTCAAAGACCGTACAAGGCTATGAGTTACAGATTGGCGTGAATAACCTCGCCCCGTTCTTGTTCACGcactttcttcatcctcttcttgctgctacGGCCCAGAGTGCTCCCAAGAACTCTGTTCGCGTCATTTGGGTGTCTTCTAGCGCTGCTGATGGTGCTCCAACCCTGGCTATCGATTTCTCGAACATGGACTATCACAATGAAGAAGGGATCTGGCCAAAGTACTCAAGAAGTAAGGCTGGAAACGTCTTGCACGCCGTTGAGTTTGCTCGGAGGACTGCCGGTGAGGGCATTATCAGCGTT GCTCTGAACCCCGGCAACTTTGTGACCAACCTACAGCAGAACATGCCCAGGATGCAGCTTGCTATCTTC AAACTCATCTCTCACGCGCCCAAGAATGGTGCCTATACTCAACTATTCGCAAGCCATTCGCCTACAATcacagagaaagaaaaggctgCTGGG GTCGACCCATGCCGcaaagatcttcttgatcctgACCTTGGCAAGAAGTACTGGGAGTGGACTGAGGAACAGGTCAACAAGTACAAGTAA
- a CDS encoding related to 24-dehydrocholesterol reductase precursor gives MKVIYAMERHNQIVQDIADKIGDFYKLHRPYRVFHGSSSSTRPRHATDANVIDISMLSQVISVDTAQRTCLVEPNVPMDRLVEATMPYGLVPPVVMEFPGITVGGGFAGTSGESSSFRHGFFNETVDFVEMVLGNGDIIWASREEHEDLFHGAAGAAGTLGLTTLIRIRLIEAKKFVKTTYHRVDSVSSAISTTQQCCEKVHVDYVDGILYSKDHGVVITGKLTNTKPDDCPAWTFSNAGDPWFYLHVKAQTETLPPSSTVTEYIPLGEYLFRYDRAAFWVGRQGYTYFKIVPFNRFFRWLLGDYSQTRTLYHALHASRISDQFVVQDLALPCDTVEAFIDWVDSELGIWLLWLCPLRGRRTPTFHPVTKSSSVTDVGDNISQQMLNIGVWGWGPLDREEFKAKNQALEKKLMELGRRKWLYAHTYYDEEQFWELFDRPWYERLREQYFATTLPTVYDKVKNSGLGADERDDKGWGFGKLLNKWPIGGIYGMILAFYSGDINLHRRARWRYVSQ, from the coding sequence ATGAAAGTTATCTATGCCATGGAGCGCCATAACCAGATTGTGCAAGATATCGCGGATAAAATAGGCGATTTCTACAAGCTCCACAGGCCATACCGCGTCTTTCATGGTTCTTCAAGCAGTACTCGTCCTCGCCATGCGACAGACGCGAATGTCATCGACATTAGCATGCTATCGCAAGTCATATCAGTGGACACTGCGCAAAGAACCTGTCTTGTGGAGCCGAATGTACCGATGGACCGACTCGTCGAGGCCACTATGCCATACGGCCTGGTACCGCCAGTAGTGATGGAGTTCCCAGGGATTACAGTAGGAGGAGGCTTTGCAGGAACATCGGGGGAAAGCAGCTCATTTCGACATGGTTTCTTCAACGAAACGGTCGACTTTGTGGAAATGGTACTTGGAAACGGAGATATAATCTGGGCATCGCGCGAGGAACATGAAGATCTGTTTCATGGTGCTGCAGGCGCTGCTGGGACTCTAGGTTTGACGACATTGATACGGATCAGGCTCATCGAAGCGAAGAAATTTGTCAAGACAACGTATCACAGAGTTGACAGTGTGTCGTCTGCTATCTCCACAACGCAGCAGTGTTGCGAGAAGGTACATGTTGATTACGTTGATGGTATTCTCTATTCGAAGGACCATGGCGTTGTCATTACTGGCAAGTTGACCAACACCAAACCAGATGACTGTCCGGCATGGACTTTCAGTAACGCGGGAGATCCGTGGTTCTATCTCCACGTGAAAGCTCAGACCGAGACTCTCCCTCCCTCGTCAACAGTCACGGAATACATACCACTAGGCGAATACCTCTTCCGGTATGATAGAGCTGCTTTCTGGGTCGGTCGCCAAGGATACACATACTTCAAGATCGTCCCGTTCAACAGGTTCTTCCGCTGGCTTCTGGGTGACTACTCTCAAACCCGGACACTGTATCATGCACTTCACGCAAGTCGAATCTCGGATCAGTTCGTGGTTCAGGATCTAGCATTGCCATGCGACACAGTCGAAGCATTTATTGACTGGGTGGATTCAGAATTAGGGATATGGCTCCTTTGGCTTTGTCCTCTGAGAGGCCGTCGAACACCTACTTTTCATCCCGTCACGAAAAGCTCTTCAGTTACCGACGTAGGGGATAACATATCGCAACAAATGCTCAATATTGGTGTCTGGGGCTGGGGCCCTTTAGACCGAGAAGAGTTCAAGGCAAAGAATCAGGCTCTGGAGAAGAAATTGATGGAACTTGGTCGTCGTAAGTGGCTTTACGCACATACCTACTACGACGAGGAGCAATTCTGGGAATTGTTCGATCGGCCGTGGTATGAGAGACTCAGAGAACAGTATTTCGCCACGACTTTGCCAACCGTCTACGACAAGGTGAAAAACAGTGGTCTTGGTGCGGACGAGAGGGATGATAAGGGCTGGGGATTCGGGAAGCTGTTGAATAAGTGGCCGATCGGTGGAATCTACGGCATGATACTGGCGTTTTACTCTGGGGACATCAATCTCCATCGTCGAGCGAGATGGAGGTATGTGAGCCAGTAG